GATTACGCTAAAGCAGTAATCGTGATGACGCACCTTCTCCAATTGAAGAATCTGGAGCGCGACTGTTCTGAAGCGTGCGCAACGCGAACCGAGGCGACAACGCTAGCGGCGTTTCTCCTTCGGAGCGCCGGAGGACGGCGACGAGTGACCGCTCGGCGCCGGCGCCCAGGGGTCGTTGACTCCAGCTCCCTCACAAAAGTCACCGGTGTCGAGGAAATGGGTGTGGAGGCACCGGAGCGACGAGCCGAGACTCGTCAGAAGCTTCACCGTATCCGGATAGGCCACGCGAGTGAAGAAGCCGGCCCGGCCGCCACGCGCCATGTCGGCGGTCGACTGACCGAGACGCGTGATCGTCGTGACGTCCGCCCCCTTGGAGACGAGGTACTCGATGAGCTCGTTGTCCCCACGTGACGCGGCGTAGTGGAGCGGTCGGTAGCCCCAGGAGTCCGACAGGTTCACGTCCGCCCCGTGCTGCTCAACGAGATACTTCACCGCCGGCAGAAACTGATCCGGCACGTTTCGAACGCTGAAGGCTCCGAGCCCGAGGTAGCCGCCGCCCGCGGCAGCGTGGATCGGGTAGGCGTTCGGTGCCCCCTCGGGGATGTAGGGAAGCGCCGAGTCTTCCTGCTGCCGGCCGTCCTGCTGCCTCCGCTCCCTCATCCCGACCTCGGGCCACTTCGTCGGGATGTTCGGATCGGCTCCGTGCGCCGCGAGGAGCTTCATGGCTCCGATGTCCTGGGCGAAGGCGGCACGCCAGAAGGGCGTCGCCCCGGTGAGGTCGATGCCCATCTTGGTGAGACCGTACTCCCAGTACCACAGATGCGTTCTCAGCCGAACGTTCGGGCTCGCCCCGGCCGCGAGAAGGGCCTTCAGTACGTCCATGTACCCGGATCGCTGCTCGTCCTGCGCTCGGGGTTGAGGGTAGTTCGACTTCGGTGCCCACTGTGTCTGGAGCACGGCGAAGAGCGGCGAGACGCCGTCGGTGAAGGCCGCGAGATTGGGATCCGCACCGCGCCCGAGAAGCACGAGCGCCAGATCGAACTGCCCGTTGAGCGCGGCGATGAGGAGCGGGCTGGTTCCATCGGCGCTCACCTGGTTGACATCCGCATCGCCGTCGAGAAGGGCGACGGCTGCCTCGATGTGGCCTTCGCGTGCCGCGTGAAGGAGCGCGGTCATGCCGCCCGTCTTTCCAACGAGGACCTCCCGATAGGGAGGACGCACGACGTCCGGGCCTCCGGGGTAGTCGGGGCGCACCCGCGCGAGCGAGGTGGCGTCGACGTCTCCCACGTCGTAGCCGGAGAGGAGGAACTCGCGCTGCGCGCGGATCGCAGACTGAACCTCGGCCGGGCTCAGCTCCACCTCGGGTCGTTTCGAGCGAGCGTACGGGGTGTCCGCCTCGACATCGGGCTCCGCGTCAGAGCCTCCATCCTTGGAAAGCATCGCTTGCAGACGGCTCGTGGCCTCGCGATCGAGCGCGAGACTCGGGAGCACATCGACGACTTTCGTGGTGGCTCCGGGGCTCGCCCCCCGCGCGAGAAGCTCTCTGATGGCGGCGGCGCGGTTGGACGCCGCCGCGAACATCAAAGGCGTTTGACCCGCCGCGCTCTCGCGGGCGTCGACATTCGCCCCGCGAGCGATGAGGGCCGCTACGGCGTCCCCGCCTCCGGCCGCCGCCGCGGCAAGGTGTAACGGCGTCACGCCGCTCGTCGTGGTAACCGCGTCGG
The sequence above is a segment of the Vicinamibacteria bacterium genome. Coding sequences within it:
- a CDS encoding ankyrin repeat domain-containing protein; the encoded protein is MTVGTLAAFLTIALAAAPPPGLIDAARRGDIEAVRALLDRGADVNAAEGDGMTALHWAAEHDHPEVVALLLAASADPTATTRIGGYTPLHLASRLGSVRIVNLLLDAGGNPDAVTTTSGVTPLHLAAAAAGGGDAVAALIARGANVDARESAAGQTPLMFAAASNRAAAIRELLARGASPGATTKVVDVLPSLALDREATSRLQAMLSKDGGSDAEPDVEADTPYARSKRPEVELSPAEVQSAIRAQREFLLSGYDVGDVDATSLARVRPDYPGGPDVVRPPYREVLVGKTGGMTALLHAAREGHIEAAVALLDGDADVNQVSADGTSPLLIAALNGQFDLALVLLGRGADPNLAAFTDGVSPLFAVLQTQWAPKSNYPQPRAQDEQRSGYMDVLKALLAAGASPNVRLRTHLWYWEYGLTKMGIDLTGATPFWRAAFAQDIGAMKLLAAHGADPNIPTKWPEVGMRERRQQDGRQQEDSALPYIPEGAPNAYPIHAAAGGGYLGLGAFSVRNVPDQFLPAVKYLVEQHGADVNLSDSWGYRPLHYAASRGDNELIEYLVSKGADVTTITRLGQSTADMARGGRAGFFTRVAYPDTVKLLTSLGSSLRCLHTHFLDTGDFCEGAGVNDPWAPAPSGHSSPSSGAPKEKRR